The segment CAGCACGATGGAACGCATGAGGATCGCCGGGTTCGGTAGCAAGTGGCAGGCGGCCTTCAGTTCGGCGAGGGCAGCTCGGGCCGAGATCGCTTTCTTCAGGACTGCACGCGTTTCGATCTCGACGCTCGGCGGGAGGAGCGGGAGCCCATTGTGCGGCTTTGTTGGATCGTGCATCGTGTTCAAACCATCGACAGATTAGCTGATCATGTCGAAAATTTGCCAGAAAATCGACATATCTTGAAATTGTGTCGATGGCCCCTAGGCACTTTCACCGTGCTGCTTGGGATCGAATCGGCCCGTGCGGGCGAAGTGCGCGAGCCGAGCGTCGCACCGCTTGAGGTAGGTCGGGATGTAGTCCAGGAGCTCGCGATTGTTTGTCTGAACGATGTCATTGGCAAGCAGAACGGCCCGCGCGGCGACGATCACCTCGAACTGTCGTTCCGAGAGACCATGTGCGTCGGGGCCCGAGCCGAACCCTTTCCACATCGCTGCCTCCAGCAGCTCGGCGCGCCGGTGGTTGCGCAGGTAGTAGAGGGTTACCGCGGGATCGAGGATGGGGCGCCCGGCTACGCAGTCGTCAAAGTCAAACACGGCAAGTCTCCCGCCGTGAAACTTGAGGTTGTGGCCGTGAAGATCATAGTGCAGCGGGATGGCGGGCGTAGACCTCAGAACTTGGAACGATTCCTGCGCTTCGGCAACCACCTCCCGAAACAGCGGCAGGTCCGCCGGATGCCCGCGCAGGTCGAGCGGTAAGCCGAGCAGCGGGTCCGTGATCTCCTTGAGTTCGGCACGAGACGAGAGCTCGAGCGTCCGGGTGTTCCGGTGGAGCGCACGCATGGCCATGCCTAGCGATTCGTAGCTCGCTACAGTCTCTCTACCGGCGAGATTTGGGCCGGGCAACCATTCGAACAATAGGCAAGGCAGCGGGCGGTCGAAGCCCGAATCATCGATCAGAACGAGGGGCTCACCGGAGCGTGCTTTCACGAGTCGGGGGGTGTCCAGGCTGGGCTCCTGCTTAAGATGCTCAAGCCAGTCCACTTCCGCGTACGTCTCGGGCAGGCTATGCACCGAGTTGACGTTGATCCGCAGGGCATATCGTTCGCTGTGGGTCGTGACGCGAAACGTCGTGTTGAATCCGTGATTGATCAGTCTTAACTCAGCATCGGTCATCCCCCAAGCACCGAGCGCCTGGACCGCGATGCGTCGCATGCGGTGGGCTTGCCCGCGAAGGGATAGGGAGGGATACGGCTGCGGCATGATCGGGGTGAATTATGGCCTGATGCGGGGTCAGTGTCACCGGGACCCGGTTCGTCCGTCAGTCATACTAGGACTCACAAATGCTGACCGCCGCCATCACCCTGCTGCTGGGCACCGCCCTCCGCGAAGAACCCGCCCTCCCTAAGACTTTTGAGGAGGTCCAGCGTTCAATTGGGGTCGATATGCGCAAGCTGAAGGCGTACCGCGACAGCTGGCTCCTGACGACGACCACGCCCACAGACAAAGTGACCTTGCGCGTGACGCGGAGCATCGACGGAGACCGCGGGGCGCTCTCGGTATCCGCGGGCGGGCAACCCGTCTTGCTGCTTGGATCGAACGCGAAGATGAGCTACTTCATCTACACCGGACGTGAGATGGTCGCCAAATTCGATGGGGGGAATGCGTGGCTTGGTCGGACCCCGACCATCGATCCAAAGTTCTTGCAAGACGGGGACTTCAACATGAATTTCGACGGGATTTACGATCTCATGGTCTCAAGCCGTCCGGGGTTGACTCTCACCAAGATCGAGAATTCACTGTTCGAGGGAGTGGCCGCCAGGTTGGTCAGCGCACAGGCCAAACGGCCGGGATCGAACTCCGGAGTCACTGTGCGCATTTGGGTTGGACCCGACACATTCGTTCCGCTTCGCGCCGAAGCGGATGTGGTCGCGGCCAACGGCACCAAACTCAAGTTCACCGCGGTCCGTGATCGTGTCGATACCGCTGCGAAGTTCCCAGAAAAAGAGTTCGATTACCCCGAGGATTTGGCCACCGGATACCAAACGGTCGAATGGAAAATGCTCGTTCCAGGGTTTGCACAATCGCGGTGAGCGCTTCGTTCCAGATCGTTGTCCCTACCATTCGGCAGCAACTGCCGGGATTTGCCGAAGCGTTGGAATCGATTCGCCAGAGCTTCACGCTGCCGACCGAGCTCGTGATCTTGGACGGGAGTGCGGGGAAGCCTGCGGCGCTGAACGCCGCGGTGGACACCTTACTCCTGGAGTCTAGGCACGAGTTCTACGTCACACTGGATGACGACGTCGTCCCGGCGACCGGATGGCAAGAGGTCGCCGTGCGGGCATTCCGCGATGTACCGGATTTGGGGTGCGTGGCCCCCTGGTACGGCGACACTCCCGAGATGCTGGAGCTCATGGGCGCGAGCCGCATCGGACAGGAGGAGCGCATCGGTTCGACTCGGCTTCGGACCTGTCTGAAGGGGCATCACCTGCTCGGGGGGATGCTCATCTTCCCGGCTGAGGTTGCCCGACACGTGGGAAAACTGCCCGACCGTCCGGAGAAGTACTTGATCTGGGAAGACGCGTGGCGTGGCAGGCGGGTGCTAGCGCAGGGGAAACGGCTCGGGTTCCTCATGGATGCGCACGTCCGACTCATTGAATACACCGATCCTCAGGAGTATCTCGCAGAAAAGCGCCTCGAAATCGAGTCTGCGCGGAGAGATCAGGATCGATTTTTGAGTGCAACCGGCATTCGAGACCCATGGTTGATTCGATTTCGACGGTGGGCGTACAAGATCCGCACCCGGTCCTAACTCACCCCGGCAAAAAGCTGGGCTTTGGGCCATTCGAGGGGAGCAAAACGTAGAGTTTTTCTGTCGTGAAACGCCATAATCGAGCCTAAGAACGTGACGACCCACTACGAAGTTTTGGGTGTCGATTCCGAAGCTAAGGTCACGACCCTCAGACAAGCTTATCGACGCCTCGCGCGAAAATTCCATCCGGATGTGAATGCCGATCCAAAGGCTCACGAGCGGATGGCAAAGATCAATGCTGCCTTCGAGACCCTCATCGATCCCGATCGACGGCGAGAGTACGATGCGACGCTGAACGTGGGCCCACCGCTGGGCACCGATGTGCCAACCGAGACTGTCCACCGCGAGCCGGACACCGTCCGCGCCTCGATGCTGTACAAGCTGCGCGAGCACAAGACCCCGATTTACAGCCTGAGCTTTGCTCCGGACACCAACGGCCTCGTTTCCAGTTCTTTTGACAATGAGGTCCTCTGGTGGAATCCCGAGACCTACGAACTGGAGCGACGCCTGAAGCTTGAAGGAGGCGTGGTGAGCACGGTGAAGGCGCTCACCGAGGATCGCGTGGTCGCCGCTGGCAGTAGCGAAAGCGTGGTTTCGGTTTGGATGCTTTCGGGAGACCGAGTGGCAAGCTGGCGCAACAGTCCGCTGGAGTGGGTCAGCTGCGTGGGCGTCTCGACCGACGGGCGCAACGTCGCCATGGGCTCGGTCCACCACACCTTGCAAGTTTGCCGAGCCAAGAGCGGTGATGCCGTCTTCGCTGGCACCGGCCACACTCAGAGTGTGACCGCCGTGGCATGGTCACCGGACGGGCGATTCGTCGCGACCGGTTCCGCCGACGCGACCGTGAACCTGTGGTCAGGCGTGAGCGGCCGCGAGCTCCACACGTTCAAGGCCGTGCGGTCCACCGTGACGGCACTCGCTTTCTCCCCAGATTCGGACTTGCTGGCCGTCGCTGCGGTGGACCTGTCGATCCGGATTTTCCGCCTGAGCGACCTGCAACCGGTCAAGGCTTTCTTCGGTCACGAGAAACCGATCGAGCAGATCGCCTTCCATCCTGAGGGCGTTCTGTTGGGATCAGTGGCACGGGACGGACAGATGCGACTGTGGAACGTTTCGCAGGGACGCGGTCATGCCAGCGTGGTGGCAAGCGCGCAGCCACTCAGCTGCATCGCGTTCAGTCCGGACGGCACAAAGCTCGCGACCGGCGGCCTCGATAAGGTGCTGCGCGTTTGGGATCTTCAGTTCATGAAGAGCCGCTAAACTAGACCGAGCGAATCGAACTTCTTGCCAAGGATGGCGCTCGAGTCTGCTCCCATCCAATCGTCCAATGCAGTCGCGTACACCTGCCTGAAGTCGATGGAGTAGCGCAGATCGCCGTCGGCTAAGTTCTCCAGGTCGGGCATTGGGCCGTAGAGTCCACCCTTCACGCGCGATCCGACCAAGAACATCGGCGCGGCGGCGCCGTGATCCGTACCGTGGCTCGCATTCTCGTACGACCGGCGACCAAACTCGCTGAAAACGAGCACCACTACCTTCTTGTCCTTGCCGATCGCGGCCATCTCGGCTTGGAAGGCAGCGATGGCGTCGCCAAAACCTTGCAGCAGGTTCGCGTGCTGATCGGGCTGGTTCGCGTGGGTATCAAATCCGCCGGCGCTGAAATAGACCACGCGCGTCTGCGGCGAAGTCGCGACAATCTGTGCGATCTGACGGAACCCTTCGCCGAAGCGATCTTTGCCGTAAGTTTGAGTCGGTTTGAACTTGGTGAGTTGATCACGCAAGACCACCATCGCATCGAGCGCGGCCCGATTCGCATCGACAACCACTTGGCCCGCCGAACCCGATGAGCCCACCCCGGATATCTCGCGCAGACGTCGCTCCGCATCGGGATCGCCGACCATCGCCTGGATATCGGCGAGCGATGCAAAGCACGGAATCGACGCCTTATCGGCCTGAAGCGCGAGGGGCTTCTCAGTCGAAAGTCCAATCGTCAAGACCGGATTGCTAGCGGCGGTCTTAGAGAGCGAATCGGTGGTCCGGCCGACCCAACCGTACTTGAGCGTCTGCTCCGGCGAAGCCGACTGCCAGATGTCCATGCTCTTGAAGTGCGAGCGGTTCGGGTTGGGGTAGCCAACGTTTTGAATGACCGCTACATGTCCGGACTTATACAAACCCGCGAGCCCCGCGAGCGCCGGATGGAACCCAATTTGCTCGTTGATTTTCAGGACGTCGCTCTCTTTGACAGCGAGCGTCGGGCGCAGTTGGTAGTAGCGGGAGTTCGCGTAGGGAACCACCGTATTCAGGCCGTCGTTCCCGCCGCTGAGCTGGCACACCACAAGGACGCAATCGGGGTCGAGCTTGCCGCCCTTGCTCTGCCGCACAACATCTGCCCGGGCAATCGTGCTCAGCCAGCTGGGCGCGACCAAACCGACGGCGATCATGCCGGAAGATTTCATGAAGTTTCTTCGAGTGATGTTGTCGTTCATGGTTCAGGCTCCGCTCCACACTATTGTAGGACAGGACGGTCTGCGGCTCACAAAGTTCACCTTCGGTACACTGCGGGCGTATGCGTGAGCCCATCAGCCCGCTGTCCATCATATCGGCGCTTGCACTTGCAGGGCTTACCATCGGCGTGTTTGCCATTCAGGCGTCCTCATCGGGTCCAGAGAACGCGGTCAAGCGCTTGCACATGTCGATCCTGGGACGCAATGGGCGAGATGTGGTGAGTCAGTTCCTTCCCGACCACCGAGGCGATAACTCCATGGCATGGCTCGTCGATCAAGCCGCGTATCACCTCTCTCGCGGGACTTCGTTCGAAGTTCGGCCCGCGGAGATGCTCGATTCCGGAGTCGCGCAGGTCATCACGGTGTACACCTATTCGAACGGCGGAACCGCAGCCATGGTCTGGCGTCTGAGACGCATCAACCGGAGCTGGAGGATCGATCCGGTCGTCTCGCAGAATTTGAACCTGTTCAGTGGGGTTTAATGGTTTCGATGAGAGTTCGGGGACGAGCTAGCCTCCTGTTGATTCTGTGCGTTGCCGCGGCCTTGTTGGTCGTGGGTGTCCTGCTCTTCAGCAAGGAGGGGGTCTCGACGTCGGCGACGCGCTTTATGTCTGCGTTGGCTCAGGGCGATGTCAAGACGCTTAGCGACAACAGCTTTATGGACGGCGTCTCCAAAGAGGACCTCACCAAGCGGTGGGAGAAGACGGTCAAGGTCGGGGAACACTACATGTTCCGGTGGCATATCTTGAGCGAAGCGCAGAGTGACGACAACAACGCCTCGGTGCGCGTTGCTGTCATGCGAAATGCCAACTCCGAATCCAGCTACGATGAGAACTTCGGGCTCGCGCTGGTCAAGAAGGACGGCAAGTGGCTGATTGACGTCAAGCAGCTTTCCCGCCAGATGTACCCCGGCCTACCTCGCTAGTCGAGGTGGTCGCGTACGGCCGCGAGGAGCTTCGCCGCTGCGCCGACGTTGGCGGTGTGACCCGAACGCTCGGCCACCACGGACAGGTGGAGCGGTGGGATTCCAGCCAAGTACAGGTCACCAATCAAATCAAGGAGTTTGTGGCGTGCGGGCTCGTCGGCGAACCGTGGCGTTCCGAGGTATCTGGC is part of the Chthonomonas sp. genome and harbors:
- a CDS encoding DUF1501 domain-containing protein gives rise to the protein MNDNITRRNFMKSSGMIAVGLVAPSWLSTIARADVVRQSKGGKLDPDCVLVVCQLSGGNDGLNTVVPYANSRYYQLRPTLAVKESDVLKINEQIGFHPALAGLAGLYKSGHVAVIQNVGYPNPNRSHFKSMDIWQSASPEQTLKYGWVGRTTDSLSKTAASNPVLTIGLSTEKPLALQADKASIPCFASLADIQAMVGDPDAERRLREISGVGSSGSAGQVVVDANRAALDAMVVLRDQLTKFKPTQTYGKDRFGEGFRQIAQIVATSPQTRVVYFSAGGFDTHANQPDQHANLLQGFGDAIAAFQAEMAAIGKDKKVVVLVFSEFGRRSYENASHGTDHGAAAPMFLVGSRVKGGLYGPMPDLENLADGDLRYSIDFRQVYATALDDWMGADSSAILGKKFDSLGLV
- a CDS encoding phosphotransferase, producing the protein MRRIAVQALGAWGMTDAELRLINHGFNTTFRVTTHSERYALRINVNSVHSLPETYAEVDWLEHLKQEPSLDTPRLVKARSGEPLVLIDDSGFDRPLPCLLFEWLPGPNLAGRETVASYESLGMAMRALHRNTRTLELSSRAELKEITDPLLGLPLDLRGHPADLPLFREVVAEAQESFQVLRSTPAIPLHYDLHGHNLKFHGGRLAVFDFDDCVAGRPILDPAVTLYYLRNHRRAELLEAAMWKGFGSGPDAHGLSERQFEVIVAARAVLLANDIVQTNNRELLDYIPTYLKRCDARLAHFARTGRFDPKQHGESA
- a CDS encoding DnaJ domain-containing protein — translated: MTTHYEVLGVDSEAKVTTLRQAYRRLARKFHPDVNADPKAHERMAKINAAFETLIDPDRRREYDATLNVGPPLGTDVPTETVHREPDTVRASMLYKLREHKTPIYSLSFAPDTNGLVSSSFDNEVLWWNPETYELERRLKLEGGVVSTVKALTEDRVVAAGSSESVVSVWMLSGDRVASWRNSPLEWVSCVGVSTDGRNVAMGSVHHTLQVCRAKSGDAVFAGTGHTQSVTAVAWSPDGRFVATGSADATVNLWSGVSGRELHTFKAVRSTVTALAFSPDSDLLAVAAVDLSIRIFRLSDLQPVKAFFGHEKPIEQIAFHPEGVLLGSVARDGQMRLWNVSQGRGHASVVASAQPLSCIAFSPDGTKLATGGLDKVLRVWDLQFMKSR